The following are from one region of the Ochotona princeps isolate mOchPri1 chromosome 15, mOchPri1.hap1, whole genome shotgun sequence genome:
- the LGALS1 gene encoding galectin-1, giving the protein MAGLEASNLNLQPGQSICVRGGVAPDAKSFVLNLGQDSNNLCLHFNPRFNCHGDANTIVCNSKENSVWGKEHREQAFPFQPGSDVEVSITFDKAELTIKLPDGYTFKFPNRLNLEAINYLSANGEFKIKAVTFE; this is encoded by the exons ATGGCC GGTCTTGAAGCCAGCAACCTCAATCTGCAACCAGGACAGAGCATCTGTGTGCGAGGCGGGGTGGCCCCTGATGCCAAGAG CTTCGTGCTGAACCTGGGCCAAGACAGCAACAACTTGTGCCTGCACTTCAACCCCCGCTTCAACTGCCACGGGGACGCCAACACCATCGTGTGCAACAGCAAGGAGAACAGCGTCTGGGGCAAGGAGCACCGGGAGCAAGCCTTTCCCTTCCAGCCGGGCAGCGacgtggag GTGTCCATCACCTTCGACAAGGCCGAGCTGACCATCAAGCTGCCCGATGGGTACACGTTCAAGTTCCCCAACCGCCTCAATCTGGAGGCCATCAACTACCTGTCAGCCAATGGCGAATTCAAGATTAAAGCTGTGACCTTCGAGTGA